One genomic segment of Coffea arabica cultivar ET-39 chromosome 6e, Coffea Arabica ET-39 HiFi, whole genome shotgun sequence includes these proteins:
- the LOC113694573 gene encoding uncharacterized protein isoform X2 yields MSIDWSTLGMKQSEILHQTDGNMPLSLQDKCTLSVLGYCEADSSGNGQPEMNLTKTVTQTCSTDGGKTFPGSQSVVVGKNGIHACGCHKVHALLEQLRLAFVQNENWFQLISGFPQTTGRKLQLIPELHHLHWNGETISQLDLHVIIYEIPKFSSHHYSLGSRSLSEKMRSSIKKPQWFEDLKQKKQYLDLDTVILAINSAHAAKILSERQLPVKSCAGHFKPLWMFPTFTWKFFAALVALLATSVYVILQSFHILLSYMSCIGIDVVLVRAFNNTWTNIGIRCSQFLYWPILLRGHGHRSESCIEYSEKVALRRHSIWSCLVVDVLLGNLFGISLWYQAEPACLFISNFAVDVTNYLLRTGCVWLMGNPAGFKLNTELAGVLGMISLNTIQIWSTLGSFMDFFLVPIAKAISLCGILFGFTTAAALIIDLISLVTRHVFVLHWILSLVYSQQIQALAALWRLFRGRKWNPLRQRLDSYDYTVEQHVVGSLLFTPLLLLLPTTSVFYTFFTIMNTVISFICVVMEVSISVIHTTPYNSAFLWLMRKKRFPSGIWLEIVCRQHGTTVPSVIDPLELNGSLSKKSPKIPRSGGRKTLVLVSVLHSNYLSLGELICPSYRYIYSVVSRTAISSSAYGILTGKRILSAPGTTYPSRLPWMALPYKIYWRLCFEAVFACR; encoded by the exons GAAATTCTTCATCAAACAGATGGGAACATGCCTCTATCTCTACAAGATAAATGTACACTTTCCGTGCTGGGTTATTGTGAAGCAGATTCAAGTGGCAATGGTCAGCCAGAAATGAATTTAACTAAAACAGTTACTCAGACGTGCTCAACTGATGGTGGGAAAACCTTCCCTGGTAGCCAGAGTGTAGTTGTGGGCAAGAATGGAATTCATGCATGTGGATGCCACAAGGTTCATGCATTACTGGAACAGCTTAGGCTGGCTTTTGTACAAAATGAGAACTGGTTCCAACTTATTTCTGGTTTTCCTCAAACTACAGGTCGAAAATTGCAGCTCATTCCAGAATTGCATCACCTGCATTGGAATGGGGAAACCATTTCTCAGTTAGATCTCCAC GTTATCATTTatgaaattccaaaatttaGTAGCCACCACTATTCACTGGGTTCTCGGAGTTTGTCTGAGAAGATGAGATCTTCTATCAAGAAACCCCAATGGTTTGAAGATCTCAAGCAGAAGAAGCAATATCTTGATCTG GACACTGTCATTCTGGCTATTAACAGTGCTCATGCTGCTAAGATCCTTTCAGAAAGGCAGCTGCCTGTGAAGAGTTGCGCTGGTCATTTCAAGCCTTTATGGAT GTTTCCTACCTTTACATGGAAATTTTTTGCTGCACTTGTGGCTTTGCTTGCAACTTCGGTTTACGTCATCCTTCAGTCTTTCCATATCCTTCTGAGTTACATGTCATGTATAGGCATAGATGTGGTGTTAGTGAGAGCATTCAACAATACATGGACGAATATTGGCATACGCTGCTCCCAGTTCCTCTATTGGCCAATCTTACTCCGAGGTCATGGTCATAG GTCTGAATCATGCATTGAATATTCAGAGAAAGTGGCATTACGCAGGCATTCCATCTGGTCATGTCTAGTGGTTGATGTTCTTCTTGGAAACTTATTTGGCATTTCATTATGGTATCAAGCAGAACCTGCTTGCCTATTCATTTCAAACTTTGCTGTTGATGTCACAAACTATTTGCTGCGTACCGGATGTGTTTGGCTAATGGGAAATCCAGCTGGTTTCAAATTAAACACTGAGCTTGCTGGAGTACTTGGCATGATATCTCTGAACACGATTCAAATTTGGTCTACACTTGGGTCGTTTATGGATTTTTTCCTTGTACCAATTGCTAAAGCTATTTCTCTATGTGGGATTCTTTTTGGTTTCACCACAGCTGCTGCTCTGATAATCGACTTGATTTCACTCGTAACAAGACATGTTTTCGTCCTTCATTGGATACTCTCACTTGTCTATTCACAGCAGATTCAGGCATTGGCAGCTTTATGGCGTCTTTTTAG GGGAAGGAAGTGGAATCCTCTTCGCCAGAGATTAGATAGCTATGATTACACTGTGGAGCAACATGTCGTTGGCTCTCTTCTCTTTACACCACTCTTACTTCTATTGCCAACCACCTCTGTCTTCTACACATTCTTTACCATCATGAACACAGTCATCAGTTTTATCTGTGTAGTAATGGAGGTCAGCATATCTGTTATTCATACTACCCCATATAACAGCGCCTTTCTTTGGTTGATGCGGAAGAAAAGGTTTCCTTCTGGGATATGGCTAGAAATTGTATGTCGTCAACATGGAACAACTGTTCCTTCAGTAATTGATCCCCTTGAACTAAACGGCTCGTTGTCGAAGAAGTCACCAAAAATCCCAAGAAGTGGTGGTCGTAAAACACTTGTTCTGGTTTCAGTTCTGCACAGCAACTACTTGAGCTTAG GTGAATTGATCTGCCCAAGCTACAGATACATCTATTCAGTTGTTTCTAGGACAGCTATCAGCTCGTCAGCGTATGGTATTCTAACAGGAAAAAG AATTCTATCTGCTCCAGGGACTACTTATCCTTCAAGATTGCCATGGATGGCTCTGCCTTACAAAATATACTGGCGCCTTTGCTTTGAAGCAGTCTTTGCATGTAGATAA
- the LOC113694573 gene encoding uncharacterized protein isoform X1: protein MGKKGGKCRLWWPAHLSSTLQPHSPSHSFTLFFGWFISSQSSSFSSSEPSLDIVVAFGLEDSALVSSSVNLQEILHQTDGNMPLSLQDKCTLSVLGYCEADSSGNGQPEMNLTKTVTQTCSTDGGKTFPGSQSVVVGKNGIHACGCHKVHALLEQLRLAFVQNENWFQLISGFPQTTGRKLQLIPELHHLHWNGETISQLDLHVIIYEIPKFSSHHYSLGSRSLSEKMRSSIKKPQWFEDLKQKKQYLDLDTVILAINSAHAAKILSERQLPVKSCAGHFKPLWMFPTFTWKFFAALVALLATSVYVILQSFHILLSYMSCIGIDVVLVRAFNNTWTNIGIRCSQFLYWPILLRGHGHRSESCIEYSEKVALRRHSIWSCLVVDVLLGNLFGISLWYQAEPACLFISNFAVDVTNYLLRTGCVWLMGNPAGFKLNTELAGVLGMISLNTIQIWSTLGSFMDFFLVPIAKAISLCGILFGFTTAAALIIDLISLVTRHVFVLHWILSLVYSQQIQALAALWRLFRGRKWNPLRQRLDSYDYTVEQHVVGSLLFTPLLLLLPTTSVFYTFFTIMNTVISFICVVMEVSISVIHTTPYNSAFLWLMRKKRFPSGIWLEIVCRQHGTTVPSVIDPLELNGSLSKKSPKIPRSGGRKTLVLVSVLHSNYLSLGELICPSYRYIYSVVSRTAISSSAYGILTGKRILSAPGTTYPSRLPWMALPYKIYWRLCFEAVFACR from the exons GAAATTCTTCATCAAACAGATGGGAACATGCCTCTATCTCTACAAGATAAATGTACACTTTCCGTGCTGGGTTATTGTGAAGCAGATTCAAGTGGCAATGGTCAGCCAGAAATGAATTTAACTAAAACAGTTACTCAGACGTGCTCAACTGATGGTGGGAAAACCTTCCCTGGTAGCCAGAGTGTAGTTGTGGGCAAGAATGGAATTCATGCATGTGGATGCCACAAGGTTCATGCATTACTGGAACAGCTTAGGCTGGCTTTTGTACAAAATGAGAACTGGTTCCAACTTATTTCTGGTTTTCCTCAAACTACAGGTCGAAAATTGCAGCTCATTCCAGAATTGCATCACCTGCATTGGAATGGGGAAACCATTTCTCAGTTAGATCTCCAC GTTATCATTTatgaaattccaaaatttaGTAGCCACCACTATTCACTGGGTTCTCGGAGTTTGTCTGAGAAGATGAGATCTTCTATCAAGAAACCCCAATGGTTTGAAGATCTCAAGCAGAAGAAGCAATATCTTGATCTG GACACTGTCATTCTGGCTATTAACAGTGCTCATGCTGCTAAGATCCTTTCAGAAAGGCAGCTGCCTGTGAAGAGTTGCGCTGGTCATTTCAAGCCTTTATGGAT GTTTCCTACCTTTACATGGAAATTTTTTGCTGCACTTGTGGCTTTGCTTGCAACTTCGGTTTACGTCATCCTTCAGTCTTTCCATATCCTTCTGAGTTACATGTCATGTATAGGCATAGATGTGGTGTTAGTGAGAGCATTCAACAATACATGGACGAATATTGGCATACGCTGCTCCCAGTTCCTCTATTGGCCAATCTTACTCCGAGGTCATGGTCATAG GTCTGAATCATGCATTGAATATTCAGAGAAAGTGGCATTACGCAGGCATTCCATCTGGTCATGTCTAGTGGTTGATGTTCTTCTTGGAAACTTATTTGGCATTTCATTATGGTATCAAGCAGAACCTGCTTGCCTATTCATTTCAAACTTTGCTGTTGATGTCACAAACTATTTGCTGCGTACCGGATGTGTTTGGCTAATGGGAAATCCAGCTGGTTTCAAATTAAACACTGAGCTTGCTGGAGTACTTGGCATGATATCTCTGAACACGATTCAAATTTGGTCTACACTTGGGTCGTTTATGGATTTTTTCCTTGTACCAATTGCTAAAGCTATTTCTCTATGTGGGATTCTTTTTGGTTTCACCACAGCTGCTGCTCTGATAATCGACTTGATTTCACTCGTAACAAGACATGTTTTCGTCCTTCATTGGATACTCTCACTTGTCTATTCACAGCAGATTCAGGCATTGGCAGCTTTATGGCGTCTTTTTAG GGGAAGGAAGTGGAATCCTCTTCGCCAGAGATTAGATAGCTATGATTACACTGTGGAGCAACATGTCGTTGGCTCTCTTCTCTTTACACCACTCTTACTTCTATTGCCAACCACCTCTGTCTTCTACACATTCTTTACCATCATGAACACAGTCATCAGTTTTATCTGTGTAGTAATGGAGGTCAGCATATCTGTTATTCATACTACCCCATATAACAGCGCCTTTCTTTGGTTGATGCGGAAGAAAAGGTTTCCTTCTGGGATATGGCTAGAAATTGTATGTCGTCAACATGGAACAACTGTTCCTTCAGTAATTGATCCCCTTGAACTAAACGGCTCGTTGTCGAAGAAGTCACCAAAAATCCCAAGAAGTGGTGGTCGTAAAACACTTGTTCTGGTTTCAGTTCTGCACAGCAACTACTTGAGCTTAG GTGAATTGATCTGCCCAAGCTACAGATACATCTATTCAGTTGTTTCTAGGACAGCTATCAGCTCGTCAGCGTATGGTATTCTAACAGGAAAAAG AATTCTATCTGCTCCAGGGACTACTTATCCTTCAAGATTGCCATGGATGGCTCTGCCTTACAAAATATACTGGCGCCTTTGCTTTGAAGCAGTCTTTGCATGTAGATAA
- the LOC113694573 gene encoding phosphatidylinositol N-acetylglucosaminyltransferase subunit GPI1 isoform X3 has protein sequence MWMPQGRKLQLIPELHHLHWNGETISQLDLHVIIYEIPKFSSHHYSLGSRSLSEKMRSSIKKPQWFEDLKQKKQYLDLDTVILAINSAHAAKILSERQLPVKSCAGHFKPLWMFPTFTWKFFAALVALLATSVYVILQSFHILLSYMSCIGIDVVLVRAFNNTWTNIGIRCSQFLYWPILLRGHGHRSESCIEYSEKVALRRHSIWSCLVVDVLLGNLFGISLWYQAEPACLFISNFAVDVTNYLLRTGCVWLMGNPAGFKLNTELAGVLGMISLNTIQIWSTLGSFMDFFLVPIAKAISLCGILFGFTTAAALIIDLISLVTRHVFVLHWILSLVYSQQIQALAALWRLFRGRKWNPLRQRLDSYDYTVEQHVVGSLLFTPLLLLLPTTSVFYTFFTIMNTVISFICVVMEVSISVIHTTPYNSAFLWLMRKKRFPSGIWLEIVCRQHGTTVPSVIDPLELNGSLSKKSPKIPRSGGRKTLVLVSVLHSNYLSLGELICPSYRYIYSVVSRTAISSSAYGILTGKRILSAPGTTYPSRLPWMALPYKIYWRLCFEAVFACR, from the exons ATGTGGATGCCACAAG GTCGAAAATTGCAGCTCATTCCAGAATTGCATCACCTGCATTGGAATGGGGAAACCATTTCTCAGTTAGATCTCCAC GTTATCATTTatgaaattccaaaatttaGTAGCCACCACTATTCACTGGGTTCTCGGAGTTTGTCTGAGAAGATGAGATCTTCTATCAAGAAACCCCAATGGTTTGAAGATCTCAAGCAGAAGAAGCAATATCTTGATCTG GACACTGTCATTCTGGCTATTAACAGTGCTCATGCTGCTAAGATCCTTTCAGAAAGGCAGCTGCCTGTGAAGAGTTGCGCTGGTCATTTCAAGCCTTTATGGAT GTTTCCTACCTTTACATGGAAATTTTTTGCTGCACTTGTGGCTTTGCTTGCAACTTCGGTTTACGTCATCCTTCAGTCTTTCCATATCCTTCTGAGTTACATGTCATGTATAGGCATAGATGTGGTGTTAGTGAGAGCATTCAACAATACATGGACGAATATTGGCATACGCTGCTCCCAGTTCCTCTATTGGCCAATCTTACTCCGAGGTCATGGTCATAG GTCTGAATCATGCATTGAATATTCAGAGAAAGTGGCATTACGCAGGCATTCCATCTGGTCATGTCTAGTGGTTGATGTTCTTCTTGGAAACTTATTTGGCATTTCATTATGGTATCAAGCAGAACCTGCTTGCCTATTCATTTCAAACTTTGCTGTTGATGTCACAAACTATTTGCTGCGTACCGGATGTGTTTGGCTAATGGGAAATCCAGCTGGTTTCAAATTAAACACTGAGCTTGCTGGAGTACTTGGCATGATATCTCTGAACACGATTCAAATTTGGTCTACACTTGGGTCGTTTATGGATTTTTTCCTTGTACCAATTGCTAAAGCTATTTCTCTATGTGGGATTCTTTTTGGTTTCACCACAGCTGCTGCTCTGATAATCGACTTGATTTCACTCGTAACAAGACATGTTTTCGTCCTTCATTGGATACTCTCACTTGTCTATTCACAGCAGATTCAGGCATTGGCAGCTTTATGGCGTCTTTTTAG GGGAAGGAAGTGGAATCCTCTTCGCCAGAGATTAGATAGCTATGATTACACTGTGGAGCAACATGTCGTTGGCTCTCTTCTCTTTACACCACTCTTACTTCTATTGCCAACCACCTCTGTCTTCTACACATTCTTTACCATCATGAACACAGTCATCAGTTTTATCTGTGTAGTAATGGAGGTCAGCATATCTGTTATTCATACTACCCCATATAACAGCGCCTTTCTTTGGTTGATGCGGAAGAAAAGGTTTCCTTCTGGGATATGGCTAGAAATTGTATGTCGTCAACATGGAACAACTGTTCCTTCAGTAATTGATCCCCTTGAACTAAACGGCTCGTTGTCGAAGAAGTCACCAAAAATCCCAAGAAGTGGTGGTCGTAAAACACTTGTTCTGGTTTCAGTTCTGCACAGCAACTACTTGAGCTTAG GTGAATTGATCTGCCCAAGCTACAGATACATCTATTCAGTTGTTTCTAGGACAGCTATCAGCTCGTCAGCGTATGGTATTCTAACAGGAAAAAG AATTCTATCTGCTCCAGGGACTACTTATCCTTCAAGATTGCCATGGATGGCTCTGCCTTACAAAATATACTGGCGCCTTTGCTTTGAAGCAGTCTTTGCATGTAGATAA
- the LOC113696473 gene encoding probable protein phosphatase 2C 80, translating to MTKMRATKRRKLVQAPIHDGVLKECWYPRKGLKMEAASSYIPKDNEEKPLGEDACFICEETQTIGVADGVGSWGKKGIDAGEYATELMNNASFSVLEQAEEEGSVCPLQVLHEAYWMTKAKGSSTACIVTLKEDFLHAVNIGDSGFLVIKKGKVVFQSPAMQKRFNCPYQLGNERDTPDSAQEFKVDVEHDDVLVVGTDGLFDNLFPHQIGSIVHNCVEGKLSPKMMASLIAELAWYHSLQKDRSTPYTKSAMEVGLVQENYLGGKYDDVTVVVAKIV from the coding sequence aTGACGAAGATGAGAGCaactaaaagaagaaaattggtGCAAGCTCCCATTCACGATGGAGTTCTTAAAGAATGCTGGTACCCCAGAAAAGGGTTGAAGATGGAGGCTGCATCATCTTACATTCCCAAAGACAACGAGGAAAAGCCCTTAGGAGAAGATGCCTGCTTCATCTGTGAAGAAACGCAGACCATTGGGGTGGCAGATGGGGTGGGAAGTTGGGGGAAAAAAGGCATAGATGCCGGCGAATACGCGACAGAGCTGATGAATAATGCATCCTTTTCGGTTCTTGAACAGGCGGAGGAGGAGGGTTCTGTTTGTCCCTTGCAAGTGTTGCATGAAGCTTACTGGATGACTAAGGCAAAAGGGTCATCCACTGCATGCATTGTGACCCTAAAGGAAGATTTCTTGCATGCTGTGAATATCGGAGACAGTGGTTTCTTGGTGATCAAGAAAGGGAAAGTTGTGTTCCAGTCGCCCGCCATGCAGAAGCGGTTTAACTGTCCGTATCAGCTTGGAAACGAGAGGGATACTCCGGATTCGGCCCAAGAATTCAAGGTTGATGTGGAGCATGATGATGTTTTGGTGGTGGGAACTGATGGTTTGTTTGATAACTTGTTTCCTCATCAGATAGGGTCTATAGTTCATAATTGTGTGGAAGGGAAGTTGTCGCCAAAGATGATGGCTAGTCTTATAGCAGAACTTGCTTGGTATCATTCTCTTCAGAAGGATCGTTCAACTCCCTACACCAAGTCTGCCATGGAAGTGGGACTGGTTCAGGAGAATTATTTGGGAGGCAAGTATGATGATGTTACTGTAGTTGTTGCTAAGATTGTATAG
- the LOC113695563 gene encoding protein GAST1 — protein sequence MAKNLSSNVTIHVLMLFLLISRNHGMITESPSPSPQPQPSGLLPTHGITPGSLHPQECSPRCTYRCSKTAFKKPCMFFCQKCCAKCLCVPPGTYGNKQFCPCYNNWKTKRGGPKCP from the exons ATGGCGAAGAATCTTAGCAGTAATGTAACTATTCATGTTTTAATGCTGTTCCTACTGATATCAAGAAACCAT GGGATGATTACAGAGTCTCCATCTCCAAGTCCTCAACCGCAGCCTTCAGGCCTCTTACCAACA CATGGTATAACTCCTGGCAGTCTTCATCCTCAAG AGTGTTCTCCAAGGTGTACATACAGATGTTCAAAAACAGCATTCAAGAAGCCATGCATGTTTTTCTGCCAGAAATGTTGTGCAAAGTGCTTGTGTGTGCCCCCAGGCACTTATGGGAACAAACAGTTCTGCCCTTGCTACAACAACTGGAAGACCAAAAGAGGAGGGCCAAAATGCCCTTGA